In one Notolabrus celidotus isolate fNotCel1 chromosome 1, fNotCel1.pri, whole genome shotgun sequence genomic region, the following are encoded:
- the LOC117818428 gene encoding myosin heavy chain, fast skeletal muscle-like — protein sequence MGDAEMECFGPAAVYLRKPEKERIEAQNKPFDAKSAYFVTEPAEMYLKGKLTSKEGGKATVETLCGKTITVKDTEIFPMNPPKYDKMEDMAMMTHLSEPSVLYNLKERYAAWMIYTYSGLFCVTVNPYKWLPVYDARVVSGYRGKKRIEAPPHIFSISDNAYQFMLTDRENQSILITGESGAGKTVNTKRVIQYFATIAVAGGGKKADPTPGKMQGSLEDQIIAANPLLEAYGNAKTVRNDNSSRFGKFIRIHFGTTGKLASADIETYLLEKSRVTFQLSAERSYHIFYQLMTGHKPELLEALLITTNPYDYHMISQGEITVKSIDDIEEFIATDTAIDILGFTAEEKMGIYKLTGAVMHHGNMKFKQKQREEQAEPDGTEVADKISYLMGLNSADLLKALCYPRVKVGNELVTKGQTVPQVNNSVMALCKSVYEKMFLWMVVRINEMLDTKQARNHFIGVLDIAGFEIFDYNSLEQLCINFTNEKLQQFFNHHMFVLEQEEYKKEGIEWEFIDFGMDLAACIELIEKPMGIFSILEEECMFPKASDVTFKNKLYDQHLGKTKSFEKPKPAKGKAEAHFALVHYAGTVDYNITGWLDKNKDPLNDSVVQLYQKSSVKLLAFLYASHASAEADSGAKKGGKKKGGSFQTVSALFRENLGKLMTNLRSTHPHFVRCLIPNESKTPGLMENFLVIHQLRCNGVLEGIRICRKGFPSRIQYGDFKQRYKVLNASVIPEGQFIDNKKASEKLLGSIDVDHTQYKFGHTKVFFKAGLLGVLEEMRDEKLAELVTMTQALCRGFLMRTEFVQMMERRDAIFTIQYNVRSFMNVKHWPWMKLYFKIKPLLKSAETEKEMAQMKVDFDKTKVDLTKALAKKKELEEKMVTLIQEKNDLLLQVQSEGENLSDAEERCEGLIKAKIQLEAKLKETTERLEDEEEMNAELTAKKRKLEDECSELKKDIDDLELTLAKVEKEKHATENKVKNLTEEMASQDETIAKLTKEKKALQESHQQTLDDLQAEEDKVNTLTKAKTKLEQQVDDLEGSLEQEKKLRMDLERAKRKLEGDLKLAQESLMDLENDKQQSEEKIKKKDFEISQLLSKIEDEQSLGIQLQKKIKELQARIEELEEEIEAERAARAKVEKQRSDLARELEEISERLEEAGGATAAQIEMNKKREAEFQKLRRDLEESTLQHEATAAALRKKQADSVAELGEQIDNLQRVKQKLEKEKSEYKMEIDDLSSNMESFAKSKGNLEKMCRTLEDQLSELKSKNDENVRQLNDFSAQKARLQTENGEFTRQLEEKEALVSQLTRGKQAYTQQIEELKRHIEEEVKAKNALAHAVQSARHDCDLLREQFEEEQEAKAELQRSMSKANSEVAQWRSKYETDAIQRTEELEEAKKKLAMRLQDAEESIEAVNAKCASLEKTKQRLQGEVEDLMIDVERANALAANLDKKQRNFDKVLAEWKQKYEESQAELEGAQKEARSLSTELFKMKNSYEESLDQLETMKRENKNLQQEISDLTEQLGETGKAIHELEKGKKTVEGEKTEIQTALEEAEATLEHEESKILRVQLELTQVKSEIDRKIAEKDEEMEQIKRNSQRVIESMQSNLDSEVRSRNDALRIKKKMEGDLNEMEVQLSHSNRQAAEAQKQLRNVQGQLKDAQLHLDEAIRSQDDMKEQAAMVERRNNLMQAEIEELRGALEQTERGRKVAEQELVDASERVGLLHSQNTSLINTKKKLETDLVQIQGEVEDSVQEARNAEDKAKKAITDAAMMAEELKKEQDTSAHLERMKKNLEVTVKDLQHRLDEAENLAMKGGKKQLQKLESRVRELESEVEAEQRRGADAVKGVRKYERRVKELTYQTEEDKKNVARLQDLVDKLQLKVKAYKRQAEESEEQANSHLTRYRKVQHEMEEAQERADIAESQVNKLRTKSREIGKGKEAEE from the exons ATGGGGGACGCGGAAATGGAATGTTTTGGCCCGGCGGCTGTATACCTCCGGAagccagaaaaagagaggatTGAAGCTCAAAACAAGCCTTTTGATGCTAAATCAGCCTACTTTGTGACGGAGCCTGCAGAGATGTACCTTAAAGGGAAACTTACAAGTAAAGAGGGCGGCAAAGCCACCGTGGAGACGCTCTGTGGAAAG ACCATCACTGTAAAAGACACTGAAATCTTCCCCATGAACCCTCCGAAGTATGATAAAATGGAGGACATGGCCATGATGACCCACCTCAGTGAACCCTCTGTGCTGTATAACCTCAAAGAGCGCTATGCAGCATGGATGATCTAT ACCTACTCTGGGCTGTTCTGCGTCACTGTGAACCCCTACAAGTGGCTCCCAGTGTACGACGCACGTGTTGTGTCAGGATACAGAGGGAAAAAGAGGATTGAGGCTCCACCCCACATCTTCTCCATCTCTGATAATGCCTATCAGTTCATGCTCACTG acCGTGAGAATCAGTCTATCCTTATCAC TGGAGAATCTGGTGCAGGAAAGACTGTCAACACTAAACGTGTCATTCAGTACTTTGCGACAATCGCAGTGGCTGGAGGTGGAAAGAAAGCAGACCCAACTCCTGGAAAAATGCAG GGATCACTGGAAGACCAAATCATTGCAGCTAATCCCCTGCTGGAGGCTTATGGTAATGCCAAAACTGTGAGGAATGACAACTCATCCCGCTTT GGTAAATTCATCAGAATCCATTTTGGAACAACTGGAAAACTGGCCTCAGCAGACATTGAAACAT ATCTGCTAGAGAAGTCTCGAGTGACATTCCAGCTGTCTGCTGAGAGGAGCTACCACATCTTCTATCAGCTCATGACAGGACACAAACCAGAGCTGTTAG AGGCTCTCCTCATCACCACCAATCCCTACGACTATCACATGATCAGTCAGGGTGAAATCACGGTCAAGAGTATCGATGACATTGAGGAGTTCATTGCCACTGAT ACTGCCATTGATATCCTGGGCTTCACTGCAGAGGAGAAGATGGGCATTTACAAGCTGACTGGAGCTGTGATGCATCACGGAAACATGAAGTTCAAGCAGAAGCAGCGTGAAGAGCAGGCTGAGCCTGATGGCACTGAGG TTGCTGACAAAATCTCATACCTGATGGGTCTGAACTCAGCTGACCTTCTGAAGGCATTGTGCTACCCCAGGGTGAAAGTCGGCAATGAGTTGGTGACTAAGGGTCAAACTGTGCCTCag GTCAACAACTCCGTGATGGCTCTCTGCAAGTCTGTCTATGAGAAAATGTTCTTGTGGATGGTGGTCAGAATCAATGAGATGTTGGACACCAAGCAAGCCAGAAACCATTTCATTGGTGTCCTGGACATTGCTGGGTTTGAAATCTTTGAT TACAACAGCTTGGAGCAGCTGTGCATCAACTTCACCAATGAAAAACTGCAACAGTTTTTCAACCACCACATGTTTGTGCTGGAACAAGAGGAGtacaagaaagaaggaattgaATGGGAGTTCATTGACTTTGGTATGGATTTGGCTGCCTGCATTGAGCTGATTGAGAAG CCAATGGGCATCTTCTCCATCCTTGAAGAGGAGTGCATGTTCCCCAAGGCATCAGACGTCACCTTCAAGAACAAATTGTATGACCAGCATCTTGGCAAAACCAAGTCCTTTGAAAAGCCAAAGCCAGCCAAGGGCAAGGCTGAGGCCCACTTTGCCCTGGTTCACTATGCTGGCACTGTCGATTATAACATCACTGGTTGGCTTGATAAGAACAAGGACCCTCTGAACGATTCAGTTGTTCAGCTCTACCAGAAGTCTTCAGTCAAACTGCTAGCCTTCCTCTATGCATCACATGCCTCAGCAGAAG ctgATTCTGGTGCAAAGAAGGGTGGCAAGAAGAAGGGTGGTTCCTTTCAGACTGTGTCTGCATTGTTCAGA GAAAATTTGGGCAAGCTGATGACCAATTTGAGGAGCACACATCCTCACTTTGTGCGCTGCCTGATCCCGAATGAATCAAAGACACCAG GTCTCATGGAGAACTTCCTGGTCATCCACCAGCTGAGGTGTAACGGTGTGCTGGAAGGAATCAGGATCTGTAGGAAAGGTTTCCCCAGCAGAATCCAGTATGGTGACTTCAAGCAGAG ATACAAAGTATTGAATGCTAGTGTCATTCCTGAGGGACAGTTCATCGACAACAAAAAGGCCTCTGAGAAACTCCTGGGATCTATTGATGTTGACCACACTCAGTACAAATTTGGACACACAAAG GTGTTCTTTAAAGCTGGTCTGCTGGGTGTACTTGAGGAGATGAGAGATGAGAAACTGGCTGAGCTGGTCACAATGACTCAGGCTCTCTGCAGAGGTTTCCTCATGAGGACAGAGTTTGTCCAGATGATGGAGAGAAG AGATGCCATTTTCACTATCCAGTACAACGTCCGCTCATTCATGAACGTCAAACATTGGCCATGGATGAAGCTCTACTTTAAGATTAAGCCTCTGCTGAAGAGTGCAGAGACTGAAAAAGAGATGGCACAGATGAAAGTAGACTTTGATAAGACCAAAGTGGACCTTACCAAGGCTCTGGCTAAGAAGAAAGAACTGGAGGAGAAGATGGTTACTCTGATACAGGAGAAAAATGATCTGTTGTTGCAAGTTCAATCT GAAGGGGAAAACCTCAGTGATGCAGAGGAAAGATGTGAGGGGCTCATTAAAGCCAAAATCCAGCTTGAGGCCAAACTCAAAGAGACAACTGAGAGactggaggatgaggaggaaatgAATGCCGAGCTGACGGCAAAGAAGAGGAAGCTGGAGGACGAGTGCTCCGAGTTGAAGAAAGACATTGACGACTTGGAGCTCACCCTGGCAAAAGTGGAAAAGGAGAAACATGCCACTGAGAACaag GTCAAAAACCTTACAGAGGAAATGGCCTCCCAAGATGAGACCATTGCCAAACTGACCAAAGAGAAGAAAGCCCTCCAAGAGTCCCACCAGCAGACCCTTGATGATCTGCAggcagaggaagacaaagtcAACACTCTGACCAAGGCCAAGACCAAGCTGGAGCAACAAGTGGATGAT TTGGAAGGTTCTCTGGAGCAAGAAAAGAAGCTTCGTATGGATCTTGAGAGAGCAAAAAGGAAGCTTGAGGGAGATCTGAAACTGGCTCAGGAGTCCTTAATGGATCTGGAGAATGACAAGCAGCAGTCTgaggagaaaataaagaa GAAGGACTTCGAGATAAGCCAACTCCTCAGTAAAATTGAGGATGAGCAGAGTCTTGGAATCCAGCTTCAGAAAAAGATAAAGGAGCTTCAG GCTCGTATTGAAGAGCTAGAAGAGGAAATTGAGGCTGAACGTGCTGCTCGGGCCAAGGTTGAGAAGCAGAGGTCTGATCTTGCCAGGGAACTTGAGGAGATCAGCGAGAGGCTGGAAGAAGCTGGTGGAGCAACAGCAGCTCAGATCGAGATGAATAAGAAGCGTGAGGCAGAGTTTCAGAAGCTGCGTCGTGACCTCGAGGAGTCAACTCTGCAGCATGAGGCCACTGCTGCCGCCCTCCGCAAGAAGCAGGCTGACAGCGTGGCAGAGCTGGGAGAACAGATCGACAACCTCCAGAGAGTCAAACAGAAgctggagaaagagaagagtgaATACAAGATGGAGATTGATGACCTCAGCAGCAACATGGAGTCTTTCGCCAAATCTAAG GGAAATCTTGAAAAGATGTGCAGGACATTAGAAGATCAACTGAGTGAGCTCAAATCCAAGAATGATGAAAATGTCCGTCAGCTGAATGATTTCAGTGCCCAGAAAGCAAGACTTCAAACAGAAAATG GTGAATTCACACGTCAGTTAGAGGAGAAGGAAGCTCTTGTCTCACAGCTGACAAGAGGAAAGCAAGCCTACACTCAGCAGATTGAAGAGCTGAAGAGGCACATAGAGGAAGAAGTTAAG GCCAAGAATGCCCTGGCTCATGCTGTTCAGTCAGCTCGTCATGACTGTGACCTGCTCAGAGAGCAGTTTGAGGAGGAGCAAGAAGCTAAAGCTGAGCTGCAGCGTTCAATGTCCAAGGCTAACAGCGAGGTGGCTCAGTGGAGATCCAAATATGAGACTGATGCCATTCAGCGCactgaggagctggaggaggcaaA GAAAAAACTGGCCATGCGTCTTCAGGATGCAGAGGAATCCATCGAGGCTGTGAATGCAAAGTGTGCCTCTCTGGAAAAGACTAAACAGAGACTGCAGGGTGAGGTGGAGGATCTCATGATTGATGTGGAGAGAGCTAATGCTCTAGCAGCTAATCTGGACAAGAAGCAAAGGAACTTTGACAAG GTTCTTGCAGAGTGGAAGCAGAAGTATGAGGAGAGCCAGGCAGAGCTGGAAGGAGCTCAGAAGGAGGCTCGCTCATTAAGCAcagagctttttaaaatgaagaattcaTATGAAGAATCTCTGGACCAGCTGGAGaccatgaagagagagaataagAACCTGCAAC AGGAGATCTCAGACTTGACTGAACAACTTGGCGAGACTGGTAAGGCTATTCACGAACTTGAGAAGGGAAAGAAGACAGTGGAGGGTGAGAAGACAGAGATCCAGACTGCACTAGAGGAGGCAGAG GCAACCCTGGAGCATGAGGAGTCCAAGATCCTACGTGTTCAGCTGGAGCTCACCCAAGTCAAGAGTGAAATCGACAGAAAAATTGCAGAGAAGGACGAGGAGATGGAGCAGATCAAGAGGAACAGCCAGAGAGTGATTGAGTCAATGCAGAGCAATTTGGATTCTGAGGTCAGGAGCAGAAATGATGCTCTGAGAATCAAGAAAAAGATGGAGGGAGACCTCAATGAGATGGAGGTTCAGCTGAGCCATTCCAACCGACAGGCAGCTGAGGCCCAGAAACAGCTGAGAAACGTGCAGGGACAGCTGAAG GATGCCCAACTGCACCTTGATGAAGCTATCAGAAGTCAGGATGACATGAAGGAGCAGGCTGCCATGGTGGAGCGTAGGAACAACCTGATGCAGGCTGAGATTGAGGAGCTGAGAGGTGCTCTGGAGCAGACTGAGAGAGGCCGCAAAGTGGCTGAACAGGAGCTGGTGGATGCCAGTGAGCGTGTGGGACTGCTGCACTCTCAG aacaccAGCCTCATCAACACTAAGAAGAAGTTGGAAACTGATCTTGTCCAGATCCAAGGTGAAGTGGAAGATTCTGTCCAGGAAGCAAGAAATGCTGAAGACAAAGCCAAGAAGGCAATCACTGAT GCTGCCATGATGGCAGAGGAACTGAAGAAGGAACAGGACACCAGCGCTCATttggagaggatgaagaagaaccTGGAGGTGACAGTGAAGGACCTACAACACCGCCTTGATGAAGCTGAGAATCTGGCCATGAAGGGAGGCAAGAAGCAGCTCCAGAAACTCGAGTCTCGG GTGCGTGAGCTTGAATCAGAGGTTGAAGCTGAGCAGAGACGAGGAGCCGATGCAGTCAAAGGTGTTCGGAAATATGAGAGAAGAGTGAAGGAGCTCACCTACCAG ACGGAAGAGGACAAGAAGAACGTTGCTAGACTTCAGGATCTGGTGGACAAGCTGCAGCTGAAAGTGAAGGCCTACAAGAGACAAGCTGAGGAATCT GAGGAGCAGGCCAACAGTCACCTGACCAGGTACAGGAAGGTGCAGCATGAGATGGAAGAAGCTCAGGAGCGTGCTGACATCGCTGAGTCCCAGGTCAACAAGCTGAGGACAAAGAGTCGGGAAATTGGAAAA GGAAAAGAGGCTGAGGAGTAA